A genome region from Terriglobia bacterium includes the following:
- a CDS encoding helix-turn-helix domain-containing protein, whose product MPQRRNSDDVEIKASSGNVFADLGFKDAEERQTKVKLAVALNRILAAMKLSQVKAAERLGVNQPKVSALKNYKLDGFSVERLLGFVTALNCDVEIVIRPRRVRKAGRITVNAA is encoded by the coding sequence GTGCCGCAAAGAAGAAATAGTGACGATGTGGAGATCAAGGCGAGCTCCGGGAACGTTTTTGCGGACCTCGGGTTCAAAGACGCCGAAGAACGGCAGACGAAGGTGAAGCTGGCCGTGGCCCTCAACCGGATACTCGCCGCGATGAAGCTGTCGCAGGTGAAGGCCGCGGAGCGGCTGGGAGTGAATCAACCCAAGGTGTCGGCGCTGAAGAACTACAAGCTGGACGGCTTTTCCGTGGAGCGCCTGCTGGGGTTCGTCACCGCCCTGAACTGCGATGTCGAAATCGTGATTCGTCCGCGGCGCGTCAGGAAAGCCGGGCGGATCACGGTCAACGCTGCGTGA
- a CDS encoding type II toxin-antitoxin system RelE/ParE family toxin, producing the protein MTRKPAPGEKKLFWMGSSHEELMSFPERVKDEIGWALGVAQFGEKHPSAKPWKGEGPGVFEIVDDYEANTYRAVYTVRFELAVYVLHAFQKKSPKGIRTAKTDVELIHKRLQAAREHYRINFEEKASAAKKK; encoded by the coding sequence ATGACGCGCAAGCCGGCACCAGGAGAGAAAAAGCTGTTTTGGATGGGCTCCTCTCACGAGGAACTCATGTCATTCCCTGAGCGGGTCAAGGATGAAATCGGCTGGGCGCTGGGAGTGGCGCAGTTCGGCGAGAAACATCCATCGGCGAAGCCCTGGAAAGGCGAGGGGCCGGGCGTATTCGAGATCGTGGACGACTACGAAGCCAATACCTATCGCGCCGTGTACACAGTGAGATTTGAATTGGCGGTTTACGTCCTGCACGCCTTTCAGAAGAAGTCGCCGAAGGGAATTCGGACCGCGAAGACGGACGTTGAGTTGATTCACAAACGGCTGCAAGCTGCGCGTGAGCACTACAGGATCAATTTCGAGGAGAAAGCCAGTGCCGCAAAGAAGAAATAG